A window from Actinomycetospora corticicola encodes these proteins:
- a CDS encoding glycosyltransferase family 39 protein: MTATLTRPAAPAGRRERAWFGPALAGLLAVTALIDLWDLGAQGDANPFYAAAVQASTRNPVAWLFAAVDAPGLITVDKPPADNWWMGLWANLFGFSPWSMLIPQALLGIGSVALLVLAVRRWSGDVAAIGAGAVLALTPVVVIMSRFDDPDPMLTFLLVAAAYTLVRAVDAVTTRAGTAWLAATGLLIGLGFLAKMGVALLVLPAFAVTFLVAARGTWGRRLGQLVVGGLGIVVGAGWFLALVSLWPASERPWIGGSDDDSLLQLAVGYNGLSRLQGRGGGGRPGGFGGETPGLERLFTGQFAGQIAWLLPAALLALVALLWVTRRAPRTDRVRAAALLWGGWLLVSGAVFSFMAGTVHSYYTIVMAPAVAALVAVGAREAWQRRESLGARVLLAVGILVSAAWGFALLDRAPTFVPWVRWLVLVAGIVAVVVVLLPAGLARRGGVIAAVALGLVGALGGTTAWAVDTVVKPHTSADSPGPTVHDARSTHGPGAGRGGPPGGFAGFGGRTDPQVVALLRTTTDQWSAATPTTMAAASLELASGTSVMGLGGFSGSDPAPTLAAFQADVAQGLVRYYVVPTTTGGSADARYAQVSGHSGRGRAILPIQDWVAAHYRGTRVGADTVYDLVAPRA; this comes from the coding sequence GTGACCGCCACCCTCACCCGCCCGGCCGCGCCCGCCGGTCGTCGGGAACGCGCCTGGTTCGGGCCGGCCCTCGCCGGCCTCCTCGCCGTCACGGCGCTGATCGACCTGTGGGACCTCGGTGCCCAGGGCGACGCCAACCCCTTCTACGCGGCGGCCGTGCAGGCCTCGACGCGCAACCCCGTGGCCTGGCTGTTCGCCGCGGTGGACGCCCCCGGGCTCATCACGGTCGACAAGCCGCCGGCCGACAACTGGTGGATGGGCCTGTGGGCGAACCTGTTCGGCTTCTCGCCCTGGTCGATGCTCATCCCGCAGGCGCTGCTGGGGATCGGGTCGGTGGCGCTGCTGGTCCTCGCGGTGCGCCGCTGGAGCGGGGACGTGGCCGCGATCGGGGCGGGCGCGGTGCTCGCGCTGACGCCGGTCGTGGTGATCATGTCGCGGTTCGACGACCCCGACCCCATGCTCACGTTCCTGCTGGTCGCGGCCGCGTACACGCTCGTCCGCGCGGTGGACGCGGTGACCACCCGGGCCGGGACGGCGTGGTTGGCCGCGACCGGCCTGCTCATCGGGCTGGGGTTCCTGGCGAAGATGGGCGTGGCCCTGCTGGTGCTGCCGGCGTTCGCGGTGACCTTCCTCGTGGCGGCCCGGGGCACCTGGGGGCGACGGCTGGGCCAGCTCGTCGTCGGGGGCCTCGGGATCGTCGTGGGGGCCGGGTGGTTCCTCGCGCTGGTGTCGCTCTGGCCGGCCTCGGAGCGTCCGTGGATCGGCGGGTCGGACGACGACTCGCTGCTCCAGCTCGCCGTCGGCTACAACGGGCTCTCCCGCCTGCAGGGCCGTGGCGGCGGGGGACGGCCCGGCGGCTTCGGTGGCGAGACGCCGGGGCTGGAGCGGCTGTTCACCGGGCAGTTCGCGGGCCAGATCGCGTGGTTGCTGCCGGCGGCCCTGCTCGCCCTCGTGGCCCTGCTCTGGGTGACCCGCCGGGCCCCGCGCACCGACCGGGTGCGGGCTGCGGCCCTGCTCTGGGGCGGATGGCTGCTGGTCAGCGGCGCGGTGTTCTCGTTCATGGCCGGGACCGTGCACTCGTACTACACGATCGTCATGGCCCCGGCGGTCGCGGCGCTCGTGGCCGTCGGCGCACGCGAGGCGTGGCAGCGGCGGGAATCGTTGGGCGCCCGGGTGCTCCTCGCCGTCGGGATCCTCGTCAGCGCCGCGTGGGGATTCGCCCTCCTGGACCGCGCCCCGACCTTCGTGCCGTGGGTCCGCTGGCTGGTGCTGGTCGCGGGGATCGTCGCGGTGGTCGTGGTGCTCCTCCCGGCGGGCCTCGCACGCCGCGGCGGGGTGATCGCGGCCGTGGCACTCGGCCTGGTCGGCGCGCTTGGCGGGACCACGGCCTGGGCGGTCGACACGGTGGTCAAGCCGCACACCAGCGCCGACTCCCCGGGGCCGACCGTCCACGACGCCCGCTCCACCCACGGCCCGGGCGCGGGGCGCGGGGGACCCCCGGGAGGCTTCGCCGGCTTCGGCGGCCGCACCGACCCGCAGGTCGTGGCGCTCCTGCGGACCACGACCGACCAGTGGTCGGCGGCCACCCCCACCACGATGGCCGCCGCGAGCCTCGAACTCGCCAGCGGCACCTCGGTGATGGGCCTCGGCGGGTTCTCGGGCAGCGACCCCGCGCCCACGCTCGCCGCCTTCCAGGCCGACGTCGCCCAGGGGCTCGTCCGCTACTACGTCGTCCCGACGACGACGGGCGGTTCCGCGGACGCCCGGTACGCCCAGGTCTCCGGGCACTCCGGACGGGGCCGGGCGATCCTGCCGATCCAGGACTGGGTGGCCGCGCACTACCGCGGGACCCGGGTGGGTGCGGACACCGTCTACGACCTCGTGGCGCCGCGAGCCTGA
- a CDS encoding alpha/beta hydrolase fold domain-containing protein codes for MTLLALARAALGIVGVLGTVALAVIVLGTFLPRVPVIGFLGSFVSGQYPLHAALGALVGLAAGVGLLALGVPRLGGVVTTVGALAVVGTLVALGTQAAAARAAGVRVDWGLALTAVDQRGAPPDLVVEYQPGLELAVHLPSGPGPHPVLVWVHGGSWVRGTTADRARANRWYADRGLAVVAVQYRLPGDPPLPGATLGEAQRHDVACALAWVGGPGAAHGLDAGAVVLGGQSAGATLALSTTAALVGVPRASLPAGCPAPAPRATVAFYPVVDMTQIALGLQDAVFGGPTSAHPALTRAASPGDLVDPRLPPTLLVLGKADNFIRADLVRDLDAELRAAGVPGRLVQVPYADHVFDHPYGSPGAQIARPAVLAFVRERISDPSGR; via the coding sequence GTGACCCTCCTGGCCCTCGCACGGGCGGCGCTCGGGATCGTCGGCGTGCTCGGCACCGTGGCCCTCGCGGTGATCGTGCTCGGCACCTTCCTGCCGCGGGTGCCGGTGATCGGGTTCCTGGGGTCGTTCGTGTCCGGGCAGTACCCCCTGCACGCGGCACTCGGGGCCCTCGTCGGGCTCGCGGCCGGGGTCGGGCTGCTCGCCCTCGGGGTCCCGCGCCTCGGCGGGGTGGTGACGACGGTGGGTGCGCTCGCCGTGGTCGGCACCCTCGTCGCGCTCGGGACGCAGGCCGCGGCGGCCCGGGCCGCCGGGGTGCGGGTGGACTGGGGTCTGGCCCTCACGGCGGTCGACCAGCGGGGCGCCCCGCCGGACCTCGTCGTGGAGTACCAGCCCGGGCTGGAGCTGGCCGTGCACCTGCCCTCGGGGCCGGGGCCGCACCCGGTGCTGGTGTGGGTGCACGGCGGCAGCTGGGTCCGCGGGACCACGGCGGACCGCGCGCGGGCCAACCGCTGGTACGCCGACCGGGGGCTCGCCGTGGTGGCGGTGCAGTACCGGCTGCCCGGCGACCCGCCGCTGCCCGGCGCGACCCTCGGCGAGGCGCAGCGCCACGACGTCGCCTGCGCGCTCGCGTGGGTCGGCGGACCGGGGGCCGCCCACGGGCTCGACGCGGGCGCGGTGGTCCTCGGGGGCCAGTCCGCCGGGGCGACGCTGGCGCTCTCGACGACGGCGGCGCTGGTCGGCGTGCCCCGGGCGTCGTTGCCCGCGGGGTGCCCGGCGCCGGCGCCGCGCGCGACCGTCGCGTTCTACCCCGTCGTCGACATGACGCAGATCGCGCTCGGGCTGCAGGACGCGGTGTTCGGCGGTCCCACCTCCGCGCACCCGGCCCTGACCCGCGCCGCCTCGCCGGGCGACCTCGTCGATCCCCGCCTGCCCCCGACGCTGCTGGTGCTCGGGAAAGCCGACAACTTCATCCGGGCCGACCTCGTCCGCGACCTCGACGCCGAGCTCCGCGCCGCGGGCGTGCCGGGCCGACTGGTCCAGGTGCCCTATGCCGATCACGTCTTCGATCACCCGTACGGCTCACCGGGCGCACAGATCGCCCGGCCCGCCGTCCTCGCGTTCGTCCGGGAGCGGATCTCGGACCCGTCCGGCCGCTGA
- a CDS encoding methyltransferase domain-containing protein, with protein MTERGADIHRVFHDVERAASAGPAVEFLRAVEAAPSVLAYRTRLEEHLAPVAGETVLDVGCGAGHHAAAIAAARAAADAPGPVVGMDRPRMLEEAADRYGDAVRWLPGAAEAMPLEDDSVDAVYAERVLMYVDDAVDVVAEMARVRRPGGRVALFELDYASMVLGGDPKTADEVLGVVCGTVACDRMGRALGRLLTDAGVLVVEQAPFAMPIPPPVWASAVRAPVEEAVADGRLDAGRVAAWFDAVEAPGAYPGSVTGVLACGR; from the coding sequence GTGACGGAGCGTGGAGCGGACATCCACCGGGTGTTCCACGACGTGGAGCGGGCCGCGTCGGCCGGCCCCGCCGTGGAGTTCCTCCGGGCGGTCGAGGCGGCGCCGTCGGTGCTGGCCTACCGCACCCGGCTCGAGGAACACCTCGCCCCGGTCGCGGGGGAGACCGTGCTCGACGTCGGGTGCGGCGCCGGGCACCACGCGGCCGCGATCGCGGCGGCGCGGGCGGCGGCGGACGCGCCCGGACCCGTCGTCGGGATGGACCGACCGCGGATGCTCGAGGAGGCGGCGGACCGGTACGGGGACGCGGTGCGGTGGCTGCCCGGGGCGGCCGAGGCGATGCCGCTCGAGGACGACAGCGTCGACGCCGTCTACGCCGAGCGGGTGCTGATGTACGTGGACGACGCGGTGGACGTGGTCGCCGAGATGGCCCGGGTCCGCCGCCCCGGCGGGCGGGTGGCGCTGTTCGAGCTGGACTACGCGTCGATGGTGCTCGGCGGGGACCCGAAGACGGCCGACGAGGTGCTCGGGGTGGTGTGCGGGACGGTGGCCTGCGACCGGATGGGCCGCGCGCTCGGACGGCTGCTCACCGACGCGGGCGTGCTGGTCGTTGAGCAGGCGCCGTTCGCCATGCCGATCCCGCCGCCGGTGTGGGCCTCGGCGGTGCGCGCGCCGGTCGAGGAGGCGGTCGCCGACGGGCGGCTCGACGCCGGCCGCGTGGCCGCGTGGTTCGACGCGGTCGAGGCCCCCGGCGCCTACCCGGGGTCGGTGACGGGGGTCCTGGCCTGCGGGCGGTGA
- a CDS encoding endonuclease/exonuclease/phosphatase family protein: protein MRRSLPAVLGALVGLVVALAVLLPGYVGLDRVTPFVQLAALTPLLLVVVMVSAFVGRFAGVLVRRKGPPLDERRPRLFAAGFAAMVAAALVALTAAGIVGSRLLADDAPVGSRGPTVLTVNTDRGRADVDALAALVRERAADVVVLPEAGNLFRARLTALLPDYRGWTADASSPDDVASTSLLLGPRVPAPQIRSVPGRLFGTLDATVSGVRVVAVHVAAPYPPSQVGLWRDDLARLVAPACGTPPAGPTIVVGDLNATADHSVLRAATAGCTDALPAAGSGTVATWPTALPRWFGLQVDHVLVGGGLGVADAEVLDVPGTDHRAVLARLVVG from the coding sequence GTGCGCCGATCCCTGCCCGCCGTGCTCGGCGCCCTCGTGGGCCTCGTGGTCGCCCTCGCGGTGCTCCTCCCCGGCTACGTCGGGCTGGACCGCGTCACCCCGTTCGTCCAGCTCGCCGCCCTGACCCCGCTGCTGCTCGTGGTGGTGATGGTCTCGGCGTTCGTCGGCCGGTTCGCCGGGGTGCTCGTCCGGCGGAAGGGACCGCCGCTCGACGAGCGCCGACCCCGTCTGTTCGCGGCCGGGTTCGCGGCGATGGTCGCGGCCGCCCTGGTGGCGCTGACCGCCGCGGGCATCGTCGGGAGCCGGCTGCTCGCCGACGACGCTCCCGTCGGGTCCCGCGGCCCCACCGTGCTCACCGTGAACACCGACCGGGGCCGCGCCGACGTCGACGCCCTGGCCGCGCTGGTACGCGAACGGGCCGCCGACGTCGTGGTCCTGCCGGAGGCCGGGAACCTGTTCCGGGCGCGACTCACCGCCCTGCTGCCCGACTACCGCGGATGGACCGCGGACGCCTCCTCGCCCGACGACGTCGCCTCGACGTCCCTGCTGCTCGGCCCGCGGGTGCCGGCCCCGCAGATCCGGTCGGTCCCCGGGCGGCTCTTCGGCACGCTCGACGCCACGGTCTCCGGGGTGCGGGTCGTCGCCGTCCACGTGGCGGCGCCCTATCCGCCCAGCCAGGTCGGCCTCTGGCGCGACGACCTGGCGCGGCTCGTCGCGCCCGCGTGCGGGACGCCGCCGGCCGGCCCGACGATCGTCGTCGGCGACCTCAACGCCACCGCCGACCACAGCGTCCTCCGGGCCGCGACGGCCGGCTGCACCGATGCCCTGCCGGCCGCGGGGTCGGGCACGGTGGCGACCTGGCCGACCGCCCTCCCACGGTGGTTCGGCCTCCAGGTCGACCACGTGCTCGTCGGGGGCGGGCTGGGCGTCGCCGACGCGGAGGTGCTCGACGTCCCCGGCACCGACCACCGGGCGGTGCTGGCCCGGCTCGTGGTGGGCTGA
- a CDS encoding NAD(P)H-binding protein translates to MTVLVTGARGAVGSAVRSGLLAAGVDVRAAGRDPSVLPDDGSARVALDLDDPSSYGPALDGVDRVFVYVAEDLRPFARAMADAGVRHAVLLSSESVLTEPEPEPGGIAAHHADAETALRGAGITTTALRPGAFAGNTGQWSRGIAAGFVELPFPRSATTPIDERDIGDVAVAALLADPVDESVHVTGPESLTMAEQVAQVAERLGRPIEVRAVDPDVAREQMARFVPSAVVDSLFRYWRDTDGVPAPVTDEVARRTGHPARTYRQWLTEVFTGA, encoded by the coding sequence ATGACCGTCCTCGTCACCGGCGCCCGTGGCGCCGTCGGATCCGCCGTCCGCTCCGGCCTGCTCGCCGCCGGTGTCGACGTCCGCGCCGCCGGGCGCGACCCGTCGGTCCTTCCCGACGACGGGTCCGCGCGGGTCGCGCTCGACCTCGACGACCCGTCGTCGTACGGACCGGCGCTCGACGGCGTGGACCGGGTGTTCGTCTACGTCGCCGAGGACCTGCGACCGTTCGCGCGGGCGATGGCCGACGCCGGGGTCCGGCACGCCGTCCTGCTGTCCTCCGAGTCGGTGCTGACCGAGCCGGAGCCCGAGCCCGGGGGGATCGCCGCGCACCACGCCGACGCGGAGACGGCCCTGCGCGGGGCCGGCATCACGACGACGGCGCTGCGTCCCGGGGCGTTCGCGGGCAACACCGGGCAGTGGTCGCGGGGGATCGCGGCCGGGTTCGTCGAGCTGCCGTTCCCGCGGTCCGCCACCACCCCGATCGACGAGCGCGACATCGGTGACGTCGCGGTCGCCGCCCTGCTCGCCGACCCGGTCGACGAGTCGGTGCACGTGACCGGGCCGGAGTCGCTGACGATGGCCGAGCAGGTGGCGCAGGTCGCCGAGCGGCTGGGGCGGCCGATCGAGGTCCGCGCCGTCGACCCCGACGTCGCGCGGGAGCAGATGGCCCGGTTCGTCCCGTCCGCGGTCGTCGACTCGCTGTTCCGCTACTGGCGGGACACCGACGGGGTGCCCGCCCCGGTCACCGACGAGGTCGCCCGCCGCACCGGTCACCCCGCGCGGACCTACCGGCAGTGGCTCACCGAGGTCTTCACGGGAGCGTGA
- a CDS encoding phenylacetaldoxime dehydratase family protein, producing MSWTVSYPRVLPERRPPGHEPRAPRWTLVLDAPTSLLTADYLAVQLPERGGPAEEEFLALARASADGPESTELLVATGPEGTVELVHLAYWKDPTAHERWLHDAPLPTWFDRLDPATATIGAWHEVLQVHPDRFETIYSDPRWPFGFAGCRGTSREPMTTNGYFGAARDRFPVSAIDPLEAVGKQVRRTDVPSRGRRLRVECSHDTAVIRSGQFWEPAEGEQLVDYEHNLQSKLLTGMDHLREHPTDTGTLSLRILTSLDPASLAPRRETSVLGYFHALGELEEWAASHHTHLAIYEHAIEAKRHWGDARSVVTWHEVVVLPRSARFEYVNCVPTTGLLPFAPTLLTLP from the coding sequence GTGAGTTGGACGGTGTCGTACCCCCGCGTCCTGCCCGAGCGCCGTCCGCCCGGCCACGAGCCGCGCGCCCCCCGCTGGACCCTCGTCCTCGACGCGCCGACCTCGCTGCTCACCGCGGACTACCTCGCCGTGCAGCTGCCGGAGCGCGGCGGCCCGGCCGAGGAGGAGTTCCTGGCCCTGGCGCGAGCGAGCGCGGACGGTCCGGAGTCGACCGAGCTGCTGGTCGCGACCGGGCCGGAGGGCACCGTCGAGCTCGTCCACCTCGCGTACTGGAAGGACCCGACCGCCCACGAGCGCTGGCTGCACGACGCGCCGCTGCCGACGTGGTTCGACCGGCTCGACCCGGCGACCGCGACGATCGGCGCCTGGCACGAGGTGCTCCAGGTCCACCCCGACCGCTTCGAGACGATCTACTCCGACCCGCGGTGGCCCTTCGGCTTCGCCGGGTGCCGCGGGACGAGCCGCGAGCCGATGACCACCAACGGCTACTTCGGCGCCGCCCGCGACCGCTTCCCGGTGTCGGCCATCGACCCGCTGGAGGCGGTCGGGAAGCAGGTCCGCCGCACCGACGTGCCGTCCCGCGGGCGACGGCTGCGCGTCGAGTGCTCGCACGACACGGCCGTCATCCGCTCCGGGCAGTTCTGGGAGCCCGCCGAGGGCGAGCAGCTCGTCGACTACGAGCACAACCTGCAGTCGAAGCTGCTCACCGGGATGGACCACCTGCGCGAGCACCCCACCGACACCGGCACGCTCTCGCTGCGCATCCTCACCTCCCTCGACCCGGCCTCCCTCGCCCCGCGCCGCGAGACGTCGGTGCTCGGGTACTTCCACGCCCTCGGCGAGCTCGAGGAGTGGGCCGCGAGCCACCACACGCACCTCGCGATCTACGAGCACGCCATCGAGGCCAAGCGGCACTGGGGCGACGCCCGCTCGGTCGTCACCTGGCACGAGGTGGTGGTGCTCCCCCGCAGCGCCCGCTTCGAGTACGTCAACTGCGTCCCGACGACGGGGCTGCTCCCGTTCGCCCCGACGCTGCTCACGCTCCCGTGA
- a CDS encoding SDR family NAD(P)-dependent oxidoreductase: MDLGLGGARAIVTGASRGIGLACAQALAAEGARVALVARTAVDLDAAAQQVNGETLQLTADTTDDAAVRAAVDRVVEAWGGVDVLVNAAARPAGGAPIPKLTDLTDDAVQVEFDTKVMGYLRTARAVAPAMIAQGAGRIVNISGLNARKTGSIAGTIRNVAVAALTANLADELGPQGINVTCVHPGITDTERTPGMLADIAGKRGISEDEAREGLEATTSLRRIITAAEVADVVTFLASPRAVAVTGDSLGAGGGQPGVVHY, from the coding sequence ATGGACCTCGGACTGGGTGGAGCGCGCGCGATCGTCACCGGGGCGTCGCGTGGCATCGGACTGGCGTGCGCGCAGGCACTGGCGGCGGAGGGCGCGCGGGTCGCGCTCGTGGCGCGGACGGCGGTGGACCTGGACGCGGCGGCGCAGCAGGTGAACGGCGAGACCCTCCAGCTCACGGCCGACACGACCGACGACGCGGCGGTGCGGGCGGCGGTGGACCGGGTCGTGGAGGCGTGGGGCGGGGTGGACGTGCTGGTCAACGCGGCGGCACGGCCCGCGGGCGGGGCGCCGATCCCGAAGCTGACCGACCTGACCGACGACGCGGTGCAGGTCGAGTTCGACACGAAGGTCATGGGCTACCTGCGGACGGCACGCGCGGTGGCGCCGGCGATGATCGCGCAGGGTGCCGGGCGCATCGTGAACATCAGCGGCCTGAACGCGCGGAAGACGGGGTCGATCGCGGGGACGATCCGGAACGTCGCGGTGGCGGCGCTGACGGCGAACCTCGCCGACGAGCTCGGACCGCAGGGCATCAACGTGACCTGCGTGCACCCGGGGATCACCGACACGGAGCGGACCCCGGGCATGCTCGCGGACATCGCCGGGAAGCGCGGGATCTCCGAGGACGAGGCGCGCGAGGGGCTCGAGGCGACGACGAGCCTGCGGCGGATCATCACGGCGGCCGAGGTGGCGGACGTGGTCACGTTCCTGGCCTCGCCCCGCGCGGTGGCGGTCACGGGCGACTCGCTGGGCGCCGGCGGCGGGCAGCCGGGGGTCGTGCACTACTGA
- a CDS encoding sensor histidine kinase: protein MRARIVRFAVIVSMVAITVFGLPLAVGAARYYVVDEQTDLEGDAQVAADAIGPVLAAGQVPTAVSPISAESPGAVYALDGRRVTGDGPDRLDASLTGALTGRVERRSSAGTFLVAVPVLDGDRRVGVLRAERSQGEAVERTAVTWVVMLVLGVAAVAGTRLVARRLATRLAAPLEVLADDARRLGEGDFTVSADAADAAVPEVAAVQRSLSLTATRLADLLARERAFSAEASHQLRTPLAGLRLRLEEAATLPPGSPGVAEAIEGSLESADRLDRTVTELLALAREPAGERRSRVDVVALSRRVVEEVGADGMAVDLVLPDDGACISGSEAAVRQVLTVLLENARVHGEAPVTVTVRDAGPAVALDVADSGALTVDESALFATRSPTEGHGIGLALARRLAEDQGGRLRLRSAAPTTITLLLPAASD from the coding sequence ATGCGCGCCCGGATCGTGCGGTTCGCGGTGATCGTGTCGATGGTGGCGATCACCGTGTTCGGGCTGCCGCTGGCGGTGGGCGCAGCGCGGTACTACGTGGTCGACGAGCAGACGGACCTCGAGGGGGACGCGCAGGTCGCCGCGGACGCGATCGGGCCGGTGCTCGCGGCCGGGCAGGTCCCGACCGCCGTCTCGCCCATCTCCGCCGAGAGCCCCGGCGCGGTCTACGCGCTGGACGGCCGGCGGGTCACCGGCGACGGGCCGGACCGGCTCGACGCGTCGTTGACCGGGGCGCTGACCGGGCGGGTCGAGCGACGCAGCTCCGCGGGGACCTTCCTGGTCGCGGTGCCGGTGCTGGACGGTGACCGTCGCGTCGGGGTGCTGCGCGCGGAGCGGTCGCAGGGCGAGGCCGTGGAGCGGACCGCCGTCACGTGGGTGGTGATGCTCGTGCTCGGGGTCGCCGCCGTCGCGGGCACCCGGCTCGTCGCCCGGCGGCTCGCGACCCGTCTCGCCGCGCCGCTGGAGGTCCTCGCCGACGACGCGCGCCGCCTCGGCGAGGGCGACTTCACCGTCTCGGCCGACGCCGCGGACGCCGCCGTCCCCGAGGTCGCCGCCGTCCAGCGCTCGCTCTCGCTCACCGCGACCCGCCTCGCCGACCTCCTCGCCCGCGAGCGCGCGTTCTCCGCCGAGGCGTCCCACCAGTTGCGCACCCCGCTCGCCGGGCTCCGGCTGCGCCTCGAGGAGGCGGCGACGCTGCCGCCGGGCTCGCCCGGGGTCGCCGAGGCGATCGAGGGCTCGCTCGAATCCGCCGACCGCCTCGACCGCACGGTCACCGAACTCCTCGCCCTCGCCCGCGAACCCGCCGGCGAGCGCCGCTCGCGGGTGGACGTCGTGGCGCTGAGCCGGCGGGTCGTCGAGGAGGTGGGCGCCGACGGGATGGCCGTCGACCTCGTCCTTCCCGACGACGGGGCGTGCATCTCGGGCTCGGAGGCGGCGGTCCGCCAGGTGCTGACCGTCCTGCTGGAGAACGCGCGGGTCCACGGGGAGGCTCCGGTGACCGTGACCGTGCGGGATGCCGGCCCGGCGGTGGCGCTCGACGTGGCGGACTCCGGGGCGTTGACGGTCGACGAATCGGCGCTGTTCGCGACCCGCTCCCCCACCGAGGGCCACGGCATCGGTCTCGCCCTCGCTCGCCGGCTCGCCGAGGACCAGGGCGGCCGGCTCCGCCTGCGTTCGGCCGCCCCGACGACGATCACCCTGCTGCTCCCGGCCGCCTCGGACTGA
- a CDS encoding winged helix-turn-helix domain-containing protein, whose protein sequence is MAQLWVVEDDDTIRGVLSSRLQAEGHQVTALPDGGSALVRSLPAPDLVLLDLGLPDLEGTEVCRRLRVTFPDAVLVVVTARDDEMDVVVALEAGADDYLTKPVRFTELAARVRAHLRRAGAALPEDRGSRLVVGNLAIDLAARRVTREGEELGLRAKEFDLLARLAAEPGVLVSREALMSDVWDEHWSGSTKTLDVHIAALRRKLGPEPVIATVRGHGYRLEKV, encoded by the coding sequence GTGGCGCAGCTGTGGGTCGTCGAGGACGACGACACGATCCGGGGGGTGCTGAGCTCCCGTCTGCAGGCGGAGGGCCATCAGGTGACGGCCCTTCCCGACGGCGGGTCGGCGCTGGTCCGGTCGCTCCCCGCGCCCGACCTGGTGCTGCTCGACCTCGGGCTGCCCGACCTCGAGGGCACCGAGGTGTGCCGGCGGCTGCGGGTCACGTTCCCGGACGCCGTGCTCGTGGTGGTCACCGCGCGCGACGACGAGATGGACGTGGTGGTCGCGCTCGAGGCCGGCGCGGACGACTACCTCACCAAGCCGGTGCGCTTCACCGAGCTCGCCGCGCGGGTGCGGGCGCACCTGCGCCGCGCGGGTGCCGCGCTGCCCGAGGACCGCGGGTCACGGCTCGTCGTCGGGAACCTGGCGATCGACCTCGCGGCCCGGAGGGTGACGCGCGAGGGCGAGGAGCTCGGGCTGCGGGCCAAGGAGTTCGACCTGCTGGCGCGGCTCGCGGCCGAGCCGGGGGTGCTGGTCTCGCGCGAGGCGCTGATGAGCGACGTGTGGGACGAGCACTGGTCGGGGTCGACGAAGACCCTCGACGTCCACATCGCCGCCCTGCGCCGCAAGCTCGGCCCGGAGCCCGTGATCGCGACCGTGCGCGGCCACGGCTACCGCCTCGAGAAGGTCTGA
- a CDS encoding Mur ligase family protein — MARRTGRNGSVIGGRVATVLDGRVLARLAVGRTVVLVTGTNGKTTTTSMIARALGGDGEVATNHLGANMPDGITTALLDAPGKRLAVMEVDESYLGEVAAATDPAVIVLLNFSRDQLDRVGEVRTVARRVGDAVAAHPRARVVAFADDVLCAGAGLRSAAPLWVSSPSSWTGDAGVCPRCDGPVTHAGLRWTCGSCGLTRPPGNWAIVDDDGWCARGPDGVDVPLELALPGHANRLNATFAIAVAAELGVEPAVAAARLRGLEQVGGRYRTVTRPGGTTRLLLAKNPAGWAQVLDLLDEGPGRPVVVAVNSREADGRDVSWLWDVPFERLAGHPVVVAGERSAELSVRLAYAGLPHRLADDAVRATRDTVGAVDLVGNYTAFHDAARVLT; from the coding sequence GTGGCGCGCCGGACGGGGCGGAACGGTTCCGTGATCGGGGGCCGGGTCGCGACCGTGCTCGACGGTCGGGTGCTCGCCCGGCTCGCCGTGGGCCGGACGGTCGTGCTGGTCACCGGGACCAACGGCAAGACCACGACCACCTCGATGATCGCCCGGGCCCTCGGCGGCGACGGCGAGGTGGCCACCAACCACCTCGGCGCCAACATGCCCGACGGGATCACCACCGCCCTGCTCGACGCCCCCGGCAAGCGCCTCGCCGTCATGGAGGTCGACGAGTCCTACCTCGGCGAGGTCGCCGCGGCCACGGACCCGGCCGTGATCGTCCTGCTCAACTTCAGCCGCGACCAGCTCGACCGGGTCGGCGAGGTCCGCACCGTCGCCCGTCGGGTCGGCGACGCCGTGGCGGCGCACCCGCGGGCCCGGGTGGTCGCCTTCGCCGACGACGTCCTCTGCGCCGGCGCCGGCCTGCGCTCGGCGGCGCCGCTGTGGGTGTCCTCGCCGTCGTCCTGGACCGGGGACGCCGGGGTGTGCCCCCGCTGCGACGGGCCGGTCACGCACGCGGGGCTGCGGTGGACGTGCGGGTCGTGCGGGCTCACGCGCCCGCCGGGGAACTGGGCGATCGTCGACGACGACGGGTGGTGCGCCCGCGGTCCCGACGGTGTGGACGTGCCGCTCGAGCTCGCCCTGCCCGGCCACGCGAACCGGTTGAACGCGACGTTCGCGATCGCGGTCGCGGCGGAACTCGGGGTCGAACCCGCCGTCGCGGCGGCCCGGCTGCGCGGCCTCGAACAGGTCGGGGGCCGGTACCGGACGGTGACGCGGCCGGGCGGCACCACGCGCCTGCTGCTCGCCAAGAACCCCGCCGGCTGGGCGCAGGTGCTGGACCTGCTCGACGAGGGGCCGGGGCGGCCCGTCGTCGTCGCGGTGAACTCCCGTGAGGCCGACGGCCGCGACGTGTCCTGGCTCTGGGACGTGCCCTTCGAACGGCTCGCCGGGCACCCGGTGGTGGTCGCGGGGGAGCGGTCGGCGGAGCTCTCCGTGCGGCTGGCCTACGCCGGGCTCCCGCACCGGCTGGCCGACGACGCGGTCCGGGCGACCCGGGACACGGTCGGCGCCGTCGACCTCGTCGGCAACTACACCGCCTTCCACGACGCGGCGCGGGTGCTCACGTGA